ataaaatcattattatatATCAATTACATTATAGTGACATTTGACCTCAACCTTGGCTCAAAAAAAGTGCTTGAGCATTCTCATCACTACAATAGAGGCAAGGGTGTTGAGTCTTAATATGTTCatcattttccaaaacataCCTAGACTTCATCACCAACTCTTTGTAACTAATAGGGTCACAATTTTTTTCCAACACAATTAAGATTGCATGACTAAATGCCCCATaagctttattttcattttcaattccTCCAACAtcttcacattcttcattagcTTGACATCCACTTAACAAAATACCCTCATCTTGTTTAAGTGGCTTCAATAAATCTAACTCCAATTGAGGCAAAGAGAACATAACACTAGCATCATTCCCAAATAGTTGTAACATGTGTGTTCCAATATTTGAGGTGTTAATGTTTGTTAATGATGTTAGATATTCCAAGATTGTTTCATGTGGGATGAATTTAGGCTTGGAGTAATAAGATTTTGATGTCGATCCTGACTTGTTCGGGACTGAGACGTAGCTGTTTTTTTCGGGTTTGTGGTGAGATGGTCCAATTTGCTCTTTCTCTTTGTCAATTAGGCCTCCACTATGGCAAGAATCTGAAAGGATTGTGAATGTTGCTCCTTGTGGTACTCGATTCACTATTTTTCGAATATCCACATCtgccaaaataaatattttaattaatttaaaggttaCTAAGAacttaaaattgtataataacaagtgaaatataaacatatttttacaAAGAATAATTGAGTTATTAGAAAATGAAGGTTTCAATGAGTAGATAAATTGGACTCTCCTAAGAGGTTGTAGCTAAATTAGTTTTCGCCCCCGTAGACAAGTTGATTTCTCAAATGATTATTCAGTTTACgtaatatttttcatgtaaaatttttttatctagTTTTATGACTTATCTGTGATGATTCGTAATTCCTATACTTGTAGAAAATATTATCCTTTATAATAAATTGTAAGTTCAATATTGTATATCACTTatgttttgactttttttattcatttaatttggCATGCTTAATTTCTTTTATGTCGAGCGAGCACAGGAGATCTAGTAAATAGTGATATCCGAGTTGATTGATTAGACAACAAATACTTACTTATTATTTCAGTATTAGCCCCTTATATATCTCactaaaaagaatattttctaaCGCTctaacatacataaaaaaaaataaagttattttaaagtGGTCTCGACCCCTTAACAAATGCCTTCtctagaatgaaaaaaaaaaactatatttcaTAAACTTTATACctatgattaaattaaataaaattaaaacaaacttaCTAGTAATATAATTGAAATCACATGGAATTATTGCTTCTTCTTGATTCTTTTTTCCAGTCAATGTACCATGACCACtaaaatgaaaatacaaaatatcaCCTTGTTCAGCTTCATCAACCATTTTATTAAGTGCTTTCTTAATATTAACTCCAGTAGGCATAATTGGACTCCCTGATTTATCCATGAGCAATTCAATGTGCTGTGAATCGAACCCGAATCGATTTACTAGCACATCTCTCATGGCTAAAACATCGTTGTGACATCCATGTAACCTGTACCAGCAGCAAAGTCAGAAATTTCGTCAAACTATTTAAAGTTTAGTATATAGTAGAAAAACTCAATCTTGATCTACATATATCAGTGGCAAAGCCAGaaattcaaataagaaaatttttatgtcgagatttttatttttttttatttttacatatacgAATAATTTTTCAACGAACGAGGCTCAGTTTGACCCTCTTGCACCCCCTATGAGCTATATCTATGCTTTTGACATATACgatataattttctatatatactCTTTAATAAAGGGTGTTCAACTGACATGTCCTTCTAACCTGTAAGGTGTATTTTCATAGTTGCAACCAACTAGAACTGCTAATTTTTTACcaactttttccatttttttcaaaaaaaaaaataaatgaatgtaagatttctctttgtttgtataaatttatcaaTGTTGAAGTGTTTTTAATTTGTGGTTTAATTGaagtttaaatttatagaaagttttatttgttattgcTTGAAAGTTTCatttcttgaagtcatcattAATTTGCTTATAAGGTACCATTGTTGAGTTTTTACTTTAAGAAATTAGAGGAATTAAGCAAATATTATTTAGTTCACAcgattgattttttatttatttttttgggttcctcttttaaatataaaaaaaaaagttttattttgattGGCGCACTCAATGATAAAAGATGTTTCTTTAGATTGTTTGAAGGTTACAAATTCAAATCGTGAAATGTACCTCATGCACAGTGATAGATATT
The sequence above is a segment of the Solanum lycopersicum chromosome 10, SLM_r2.1 genome. Coding sequences within it:
- the LOC101258317 gene encoding metacaspase-9; its protein translation is MEKVGKKLAVLVGCNYENTPYRLHGCHNDVLAMRDVLVNRFGFDSQHIELLMDKSGSPIMPTGVNIKKALNKMVDEAEQGDILYFHFSGHGTLTGKKNQEEAIIPCDFNYITNVDIRKIVNRVPQGATFTILSDSCHSGGLIDKEKEQIGPSHHKPEKNSYVSVPNKSGSTSKSYYSKPKFIPHETILEYLTSLTNINTSNIGTHMLQLFGNDASVMFSLPQLELDLLKPLKQDEGILLSGCQANEECEDVGGIENENKAYGAFSHAILIVLEKNCDPISYKELVMKSRYVLENDEHIKTQHPCLYCSDENAQALFLSQG